Proteins from a single region of Streptomyces griseiscabiei:
- a CDS encoding family 43 glycosylhydrolase has translation MFRIQVRRWVTSGAALLALFASLLAVQPASPAAAADGKPYTNPVKSQKGADPWLEYYNGNYYLVTTTFTNKLLMRKSPTLAGLATAPSVEIWSDTTAGRNANIWAPEIHFLDGKWYLYYSAAQSGAACCDTQRTQVLESSGTDPLGPYTHKNTLTGSNLTPGGWLIDASVLKHDNKLYLMGSGFIGGSTQSLVIAPLTNPYTLAGNTFSIISSPTLSWETSGGAVNEGPEPLYHDGRTFVSFSASHCQTADYKLGQLELTGSDPLLASSWTKKQTPVFQRSDANGVYGPGHNGFFTSPDGTENWIVYHGNSAANGGCGNGRTTRAQKFTWNADGTPNFGTPVALGTTLAGPSGETATTPTAYTIVNRNSGKCLDVENGSTADGTNIFQWTCTGGANQKWRVEDMADDTSRLVNVATGKVMDTADCSAADGADIRQWSWLNNNCQKSRLVYTGSDYVRIVNAATGKVADVANCGTANGTDVRQWTWLNNNCQQWRLVPTTA, from the coding sequence GTGTTCCGCATTCAAGTCCGTCGCTGGGTGACGTCGGGGGCCGCACTGCTGGCCCTCTTCGCGTCACTCCTCGCCGTCCAGCCGGCGTCGCCCGCCGCCGCGGCCGACGGCAAGCCGTACACCAACCCGGTCAAGTCCCAGAAGGGCGCCGACCCCTGGCTGGAGTACTACAACGGCAACTACTACCTGGTGACGACCACCTTCACCAACAAGCTCCTGATGCGTAAGTCCCCCACGCTGGCCGGTCTCGCCACCGCCCCGAGTGTGGAGATCTGGTCGGACACCACCGCCGGGCGCAACGCCAACATCTGGGCGCCGGAGATCCACTTCCTGGACGGCAAGTGGTACCTCTACTACTCGGCCGCGCAGAGCGGCGCCGCGTGCTGCGACACCCAGCGCACCCAGGTGCTGGAGAGCTCCGGCACCGATCCGCTGGGCCCGTACACCCACAAGAACACCCTCACCGGGTCCAACCTCACGCCCGGCGGCTGGCTCATCGACGCCAGCGTGCTCAAGCACGACAACAAGCTGTACCTGATGGGCAGCGGTTTCATCGGCGGTAGTACGCAGAGCCTCGTCATCGCGCCGCTCACCAACCCGTACACGCTCGCCGGCAACACCTTCTCGATCATCTCCAGCCCCACCCTGAGCTGGGAGACCTCCGGCGGCGCGGTCAACGAGGGGCCGGAGCCGCTCTACCACGACGGCCGGACCTTCGTGAGCTTCTCCGCCAGCCACTGCCAGACCGCCGACTACAAGCTGGGCCAGCTGGAGCTGACCGGCAGCGACCCGCTGCTCGCCTCCTCCTGGACCAAGAAGCAGACCCCGGTCTTCCAGCGCAGCGACGCGAACGGGGTCTACGGCCCCGGCCACAACGGGTTCTTCACCTCGCCGGACGGCACCGAGAACTGGATCGTCTACCACGGCAACAGCGCGGCGAACGGCGGCTGCGGCAACGGCCGTACGACCCGCGCCCAGAAGTTCACCTGGAACGCGGACGGCACCCCGAACTTCGGCACCCCGGTCGCGCTCGGGACCACCCTCGCCGGGCCCTCCGGTGAGACGGCGACGACCCCGACCGCGTACACGATCGTCAACCGCAACAGCGGCAAGTGCCTGGACGTGGAGAACGGCAGCACCGCCGACGGCACCAACATCTTCCAGTGGACCTGCACCGGCGGCGCCAACCAGAAGTGGCGGGTCGAGGACATGGCCGACGACACCAGCCGGCTGGTCAACGTCGCCACCGGCAAGGTGATGGACACCGCCGACTGCTCCGCCGCCGACGGCGCGGACATCCGGCAGTGGTCCTGGCTGAACAACAACTGCCAGAAGTCGCGCCTCGTCTACACGGGGAGCGACTACGTGCGGATCGTGAACGCCGCCACCGGCAAGGTCGCCGACGTCGCCAACTGCGGTACCGCCAACGGCACCGACGTACGCCAGTGGACCTGGCTGAACAACAACTGCCAGCAGTGGCGCCTCGTCCCCACCACCGCCTGA